In one Rhopalosiphum padi isolate XX-2018 chromosome 3, ASM2088224v1, whole genome shotgun sequence genomic region, the following are encoded:
- the LOC132926127 gene encoding LOW QUALITY PROTEIN: uncharacterized protein LOC132926127 (The sequence of the model RefSeq protein was modified relative to this genomic sequence to represent the inferred CDS: deleted 1 base in 1 codon) codes for MIFLNPYRCTKENSCPRGMGSYEPPKLIFPIPLKMSSLAEILCLAEAAGELDGPMSSKRRRYWVHPLNSNRESDMRFTTFFNDIKKYPEKFFDYYRMSILSFEELLEKVRPKITKEITHLRNPISAKERLTVTLRYLSTGIHFSALHFDFRIGKSTINQIVCETCQILWSVLQPTEMPEPNREKWVEISELFYKKTNFPNCLGSIDGKHIRCRNPNNSGSLFYNHKKYFSIVLMAVVDANLNFIFIDVGAYGREADSNVFRQSVFGKKLYTNQLQIPDAVSLPLTKNNAQPFVFVANEAFGLHTNLLRPYPGRGLNNTLRIFNYRLSRARRTLECAFGVLANKWNVLHTTILVEPDFCNHIIKACCVLHNFVRKSDGCNYDENISDTAYINYLEDFQGHGRRIPYT; via the exons ATGATCTTTTTAAATCCCTATCGTTGTACAAAGGAGAACTCATGTCCCAGAGGCATGGGAAGTTATGAACctccaaaattaatttttcc AATTCCTTTAAAAATGAGTTCTCTTGCGGAAATTCTTTGTTTGGCCGAAGCTGCAGGTGAACTTGATGGACCAATGTCATCTAAACGTAGAAGATACTGGGTCCACCCACTTAATAGTAATCGAGAGAGTGATATGCGATTTACAACCTTTTTCAATGACATCAAAAAATACCCCGAAAAATTTTTCGATTATTATCGTATGTCGATCTTGTCATTTGAAGAGCTATTAGAAAAAGTGAGGCCAAAAATTACTAAAGAGATTACCCATTTACGTAACCCAATAAGTGCTAAAGAAAGATTGACGGTCACATTAAG ATATTTGTCAACGGGGATTCATTTTTCTGCACTACATTTTGATTTTCGTATTGGCAAGAGTACTATTAACCAAATCGTCTGTGAAACTTGTCAAATTTTATGGTCAGTGTTACAACCCACGGAAATGCCCGAACCAAACCGAGAAAAATGGGTTGAAATTTCtgaacttttttataaaaaaactaattttccaAATTGTCTA GGGTCCATTGATGGAAAACACATTAGATGCAGAAACCCAAACAATTCTGGGTCTCTTTTTTATAACCATAAAAAGTACTTTTCCATCGTACTTATGGCAGTGGTAgatgcaaatttaaatttcatttttatcgaTGTCGGAGCTTACGGGCGAGAAGCTGATTCCAACGTTTTTCGACAAAGTGTATTTGGTAAAAAGTTGTATACAAACCAACTACAAATTCCTGATGCGGTATCGTTGCCTTTGACGAAAAATAATGCACAACCATTTGTATTTGTTGCCAATGAGGCATTTGGTCTACACACCAACTTATTACGACCATATCCAGGACGTGGGCTGAATAATACTCTTAGGATATTTAATTATAGGCTATCGAGAGCAAGACGCACTCTCGAGTGTGCTTTTGGTGTATTAGCTAATAAGTGGAATGTATTACATACAACTATTCTAGTTGAACCCGATTTTTGTAATCACATCATAAAAGCATGTTGTGTTTTGCATAACTTTGTTCGAAAGAGTGACGGGTGTAACTATGACGAAAATATTTCAGATACGGCCTATATTAATTACCTAGAAGATTTTCAAGGACATGGTAGACGTATACCGTATACGTAG
- the LOC132926126 gene encoding zinc finger MYM-type protein 1-like — protein MGLSIRGHSNNDGNFISLLEERCIDVPCLRYWIQQKNNWLSSDIQNEILEIMSLNVQRELIKSIKKSEYFSIIADSTTDISSAEQFSLCIRYADSNFEVHEVFTGLYNTPDSKALTFFDTIKDVLTRLTLSTSNLRGHCFDGAANMSGKLNGVKKLIEDVQPKSCFVHCSNHLLDLALQEVARKNSAMCDTFTMVRDVSNAILESAKRKSIYENIVLEPCYNSSELGSIKQNLLPFCPTRWSVRVKSLTRFLDNYNRVQKTLDEMLSGSVCIADDRKSTLRGYVKKFKTMFFLTIAIHIFGPVEQLAKVLQNPKFFASNSIKAADTLKKTLISFRTNENFEKILNTVKLHAEICVLEPLDDTRRIQKIPKRLQYTNNPPTKLSSICELKKDMFEIVDYLINEIDRRFNQQGLKNLVKLENIIVDQNTKTHQELTNYLNNMSEDFDINKLHAQLIMLPSIVSITSISDTINNLKNEYFNVKDSLFSEITKLIKLILTIPASAATAERSFSALRRLKTYLRSTMTQKRLTHMMILHVHKSMTANIDLKLIAKEFVSRTSQRKSTFGNFY, from the coding sequence ATGGGATTAAGTATTAGAGGTCATTCTAATAATGATGGCAATTTTATTTCCTTATTAGAAGAAAGATGTATAGATGTTCCATGTTTAAGATATTGGATACAACAGAAAAATAACTGGCTTAGTTCAGATATTCAGAATGAGATATTAGAAATAATGTCATTAAATGTACAGCGTGAActcattaaatcaataaaaaaatcagaGTACTTCTCTATAATTGCTGATTCAACTACTGATATTTCTTCTGCAGAACAATTTTCCTTATGCATTCGCTATGCCGATTCAAATTTTGAAGTTCATGAAGTATTTACTGGTTTATATAATACACCTGATAGTAAAGCGTTAACATTTTTTGACACAATAAAAGATGTATTAACACGGCTTACTTTATCTACATCAAATTTAAGAGGCCACTGTTTTGATGGAGCTGCCAATATGTCTGGGAAATTGAACGGggtgaaaaaattaattgaagatGTTCAACCAAAAAGTTGTTTTGTACACTGTAGTAATCATTTGTTGGATTTGGCATTACAAGAAGTTGCACGAAAAAATAGTGCTATGTGTGATACCTTTACTATGGTCAGAGATGTATCAAATGCTATTCTTGAATCTGCTAAGAGAAAaagtatttatgaaaatatagtgTTAGAACCATGTTACAATTCTTCTGAATTAGgtagtataaaacaaaatctaCTTCCATTTTGTCCAACTAGATGGTCTGTAAGAGTTAAAAGTTTAACAAGATTTTTAGATAACTATAACAGAGTTCAAAAAACATTAGATGAAATGCTTTCAGGGAGTGTTTGTATAGCAGATGATAGAAAATCAACACTAAGaggatatgtaaaaaaatttaaaacaatgttttttttgacTATTGCAATACATATCTTTGGTCCTGTAGAACAATTGGCAAAAGTGCTACAAAATCCTAAATTTTTTGCATCTAATTCAATTAAAGCTGCGGATACATTGAAGAAAACATTAATATCATTCAGAACtaatgaaaattttgaaaagatATTAAATACTGTTAAGTTGCATGCTGAAATATGCGTATTGGAACCACTTGACGACACTAGGCGCATTCAAAAAATACCAAAACGACTTCAATACACAAATAACCCTCcaacaaaattatcatcaaTATGTGAATTGAAGAAAGATATGTTTGAAATAGTTgactatttaataaatgaaattgaTAGACGTTTTAATCAACAAGGTCTAAAAAACTTGGTTAAGTTAGAAAACATAATTGTAGATCAAAACACAAAAACTCACCAAGaacttactaattatttaaataatatgagtgAGGATTTTGACATAAATAAGCTACATGCACAGCTTATTATGTTACCATCCATAGTATCTATCACTAGTATTTCagatactattaataatttgaaaaatgaatattttaatgttaaagatTCTTTATTTTCTGAAATCacaaaacttattaaattaattttaacaataccaGCATCTGCTGCGACTGCTGAGCGTTCTTTTAGTGCTTTAAGAAgactaaaaacatatttgagATCTACAATGACCCAAAAGAGATTAACTCATATGATGATATTACACGTTCATAAGTCTATGACAGCAAACattgatttgaaattaattgCCAAAGAATTTGTTTCCAGAACTTCACAAAGGAAATCAACATTTGGAAATTTTTACTAA
- the LOC132926128 gene encoding piggyBac transposable element-derived protein 4-like codes for MNSRAKRFKIGDENVVRGLLEESESDLSSFSEFDDTDEDDTYMPPNSSGDNQSFNDSSDIDENTLEVVNNHPKTSKQTWNDITNQNQKNFLFEKNPGLKIEIPHNATIWTYLNLFITDEIINLMVVETNKNADQVLSKHRLTKASRFSKWVPTNDVEIKQFLGLLMWMGLVQMPSLKDYWSVKMLYKNCVAKNIMSRNRFELILRFWHFADNDQAPESDRIFKIRNLITKMVHNFQNIMEPEEMMAVDETMVPFRGRLKFKQYIPGKAHKYGIKLFKLCGVNGYTYNMEVYAGKSQTDGRGLGCRVVVDLSFRYLNCGRTIITDNFYTSLNLANELLEKNTHLIGTLRSNRVKLPDVTKAKLQPGQIVGKENSNGIVVAKWRDKRDVTMLSTRHDISMIDTGKKNRKNESIVKPKIIIDYNAGKAGIDLSDQLSSYSSPVRKSIRWYHNVATEVLLGTAVVNALIVYNLNTPQNKLKITQFRELLINEMLGFIGFNQSEQDQTSLVLPKTRRAKHVFIQTTLKCNRNRKLRKRCAHCYNEKTTTVGSVQACKDVKRVTTLCETCDVYTCADCFVKHHTK; via the exons atgaattcacGGGCAAAAAGGTTCAAGATTGGTGATGAAAATGTTGTTAGAGGGTTATTGGAAGAGTCTGAGTCTGATTTAAGTTCGTTTAGTGAATTTGATGACACGGATGAGGACGATACATACATGCCTCCAAACTCGTCAGGTGATAATCAAAGTTTCAATG ATAGTAGTGATATTGATGAAAATACTTTAGAGGTAGTTAATAACCATCCAAAGACCTCTAAACAAACATGGAATGATATAACAAaccaaaaccaaaaaaattttttgttcgAAAAAAATCCCggtctaaaaattgaaataccgCACAATGCAACAATATGGACATACTTGAACTTATTTATAACTgacgaaataattaatttaatggttgTCGAAACGAATAAGAATGCTGATCAGGTGTTATCTAAACATCGATTGACTAAAGCTAGTAGATTTTCTAAGTGGGTGCCTACCAATGATGTTGAAATTAAACAGTTTTTAGGTTTGCTTATGTGGATGGGGCTAGTCCAAATGCCAAGTTTAAAAGATTATTGGAGTGTGAAGATGTTATACAAAAATTGTGTAGCAAAAAATATCATGTCAAGAAATCGATTCGAGTTGATTCTCCGATTTTGGCATTTTGCCGATAACGACCAAGCTCCTGAAAGtgatagaatttttaaaattcgaaaTCTGATTACAAAAATGGTTCAtaactttcaaaatataatgGAACCAGAAGAAATGATGGCTGTAGATGAAACAATGGTTCCATTTCGTGGCCGATTAAAATTCAAACAGTATATTCCTGGAAAGGCGCATAAGTacggaataaaattatttaaactttgtgGCGTTAAcgggtatacgtataatatggaaGTTTATGCAGGCAAAAGCCAAACTGATGGAAGAGGATTAGGTTGCAGAGTCGTTGTAGATTTAAGTTTCAGATATTTAAATTGCGGCAGAACTATTATAacagataatttttatacatcgcTTAATTTAGCCAATGagctattagaaaaaaatacgcATTTAATCGGTACATTAAGATCCAATCGAGTTAAACTACCAGATGTTACAAAAGCAAAGCTACAACCAGGACAAATAGTAGGAAAAGAAAATTCAAACGGTATTGTGGTTGCCAAATGGCGTGACAAAAGGGATGTCACCATGTTATCTACTCGCCATGACATTTCTATGATAGACAcaggtaaaaaaaatagaaaaaacgaATCAATAgtgaaaccaaaaataataattgactatAATGCTGGGAAGGCTGGCATTGATTTATCAGATCAGCTATCCAGCTATAGTAGCCCTGTACGAAAATCCATAAGGTGGTACCACAATGTGGCAACCGAAGTCTTATTAGGAACTGCAGTAGTGAATGCATTGATAGTTTATAACTTGAATACGCCACAGAATAAACTAAAGATCACGCAATTTcgagaattattaattaatgaaatgcTTGGATTCATTGGATTTAATCAATCAGAACAGGACCAAACTTCACTTGTGTTACCGAAAACACGACGAGCAAAACACGTTTTTATACAAACTACATTAAAGTGCAACAGAAACCGAAAACTGCGAAAGAGATGTGCTCATTGTTATAACGAAAAGACAACTACTGTAGGATCAGTACAGGCTTGCAAAGATGTGAAAAGGGTTACAACTCTTTGCGAAACATGTGATGTTTACACGTGTGCTGATTGTTTTGTCAAacatcatacaaaataa